CACCCGCACCTCGTCGCCCAGGGCGTCGTCGATGGTCGCACCGAAGATGATGTTGGCCTCGGCGTGGGCGGCCTGGGACACGAGCGCGGCGGCCTCGTTGATCTCGAACAGGCCGAGGTCCGAGCCGCCGGCGATGGAGAGCAGCACGCCGTGGGCGCCCTCGATGCTGGCCTCGAGCAGCGGGCTCGACACCGCCATCTCCGCCGCGGCGACCGCACGGTCCTCACCCCGCGCCGAGCCGATGCCCATCAGGGCCGAGCCGGCGTTGGCCATCACGGACTTCACGTCGGCGAAGTCGAGGTTGATCAGGCCCGGGGTGGTGATCAGGTCGGTGATGCCCGAGACACCCTGCAGCAGCACCTGGTCGGCCTGCTTGAAGGCGTCGAGGATCGACACGCTGCGGTCGGTGATCGACAGCAACCGGTCGTTGGGGATGACGATGAGGGTGTCGACCTCCTCACGGAGCTGGCTGATGCCCTCCTCCGCGGAGTTGGCACGGCGCCGGCCCTCGAAGGCGAACGGGCGGGTCACGACGCCGATGGTCAGCGCGCCGAGCGAGCGCGCGATCCGCGCCACGACGGGCGCGCCGCCGGTGCCGGTGCCGCCGCCCTCGCCGGCGGTCACGAACACCATGTCGGCGCCCTTGATGACCTCCTCGATCTCGTCGGCGTGGTCCTCGGCCGCCTTCGCGCCCACGTCGGGGTCGGCGCCGGCACCGAGGCCGCGGGTGAGCTCACGGCCGATGTCGAGCTTGACGTCGGCGTCGCTCATGAGGAGTGCCTGGGCGTCGGTGTTGATCGCGATGAACTCGACGCCCTTGAGGCCGACCTCGATCATCCGGTTGACGGCGTTGACGCCGCCGCCGCCGATGCCCACGACCTTGATGATCGCCAGGTAGTTCTGCGCTGCTGCCACGGCTCCGGGGCCTTCCTTGAGTGGGTCTGTGCTGGTCTGTGCTGCTGCTTCGTGGTGCTGGTGTCCTGGGGAAGGAACGAGGTGGTGGACCACTGCCCTCGATTCGCGGAACCCTAACCGTGAACCTGAGGGTTATAGTTATGTCAACCTCGCCTTTCGCTAGACCCTAGGGAGCGACGACGACGAAACCCTGCCGGACACGCCGGGCAGTGGCGGGTCGGACAGGAATTCCCGCCGGGTCGAGCGGGTCAGCGGACCGTCGGGTTCCCCGGGACGCTCACGTCGTAGACCTGCGCCTGCTCGGCGGCGAGGAGCCGGTCGATGACCTGGGCCTTGAGTCCGGACTCCTCGGCGCTCCCCCACAGCACCCGGCGCCGGTCGCGGAGGACCAGGGTGATCTGGTCGACGGTCGCCACCTCGACGTGATCGACGCGGGTGACGAGGTCCTGCGGGAGGGCCGACACGACGGTGGCGGCCTCCTTCAGCGCGTCGGTGCCCGCGGCTCCGCCGGGCCGAATGCGCGGCATGCCCTTGGGCGCGGCGTCGTACTGGCGGAAGACGACGCCCTCGGCGTCGAGGCCGCGCAGCCGACCGGCGATCTCCACGACGGCGACCGCCGTGCGCTCGACCACCTCGATGCGGACGGCGTCGGGCCAGGTGCGCGTGACGTCGACGGACCTGACCTCGGCGAGGGAGCCGACGCGGCTGTCCGCGCGCGCGAGGTCCACGAGGGCCAGCTGGTCGCCGAGCGGGACGTCGGCGATCTCGCGCACGCGCGCGTCGCTGAGGAGGTCGTTGCCGACGACCTGCACCTTCTTGACCTGCAGGACGGTGGAGAAGAGGACGAGGTAGATCGAGGTCCCGAGCAGCGCGAGCACCACGAGCAGGGCCAGGACTTTGCGCAGCGAGAGCCAGCGTCGTGCCCACTGCCGGCGCGCGAAGCGCCGCCGCGTGCGCCTCGCGGTGCGCTCCTCCGGCTCCACTCAGGCACCGCCGAGCAGGTCGAGCACCCGGGGTCCGACCCCCGTGATGTCGCCCGCGCCGAGGGTGATGACCAGGTCGCCGGGCCGGGACCGCTCGGCGAGCACCTGCGCGGCCGCGCCGAGGCCGTCGACGTAGGTGACGTGCTGCGCGGGCAGGGGTACGGCGTCCGCGACGAGGAGCCCGGTGACCTCCGGGTCGGCGTCCTCGCGCGCGACGTAGACGTCGAGGACGACGACCTCGTCGGCGGCACCGAGCGCGACGCCCATCGCCTCGCCGAAGATGCGGGTGCGCGAGACCAGGTGCGGCTGGAACGCGGCGACCACACGGCCCTCCCCGGCGAGGGCTCGAGCGGCCTCGAGGTCGCCGCGGATCTCGACGGGGTGGTGGGCGTAGGAGTCGTAGACGCGCACGCCCGCTGCCTCGCCCTTGAGCTCCATCCGGCGCCCGGTGCCGGTGAACCCGCCGAGCCCGTCGACCAGCGCGTCGAAGGGCAGGCCGAGACGCAGGCCCATGGCGAGGGCCGCGGCGGCGTCGAGGACGTAGTGCCGCCCGGGGATCCGGAGCCGCAGCACACCGAGGTCGGTGCCGGCCCGGGAGACCCGGCAGGTGGAGGTGGAGCCGTCGAGGGCCAGGTCGTGGATGCGCAGGTCGGCGTCGGCGGACTCCCCCACGGTGATCACCTCGAGGCCCTGCGTCCGGGCCTGCCGGGCGAGCTCGGCAGCGCCGGCGTCGTCGAGGACGCAGACGAGGAAGCCCGATCGGTCGACGGTGTCGGCGAACTCCTCGAAGGCCCGGTGGTAGGCCTCCTCGGTGCCCCAGTTGTCGAGGTGGTCGGCCTCGACGTTGGTGACGATCGCGGCGTGGGGGCGGTAGACCAGGAACGCGCCGTCGCTCTCGTCGGCCTCGGCGACGAAGAGGTCGTCGGCGCCGGAGTCGGCGTTGCGTCCGGTGGCGGTCAGCACACCGCCCACGGCGTACGACGGGTCGACGCCGGCCGCGAGCAGCGCCGAGGTCAGCAACCCGGTGGTCGTCGTCTTGCCGTGCGTGCCGGCCACGGCGAGGACGCGGGAGCCGGCCATCACCGCGGCGAGGCCGGCGGACCGCGGCAGCACGCGCAGCCCCCGCCGGCGGGCCTCCACGACCTCGGGGTTGTCGTCGCGGGCGGCGGTCGTGACCACGAGCGTGTCGGCGTCGCCGACGTGGGCGGCGTCGTAGCCGAGGTGGCAGGTGACGCCGAGCTCGCGCAGCGCCGGCAGGAACGGGGTGTCGTGGTCGTCGCTGCCCGTGACCGTGATCCCATGGCGGGCCATGATGCGGGCGATCGCGGAGATCCCTGCGCCACCGATGCCGACGCAGTGGACGCGACCTAGCTCGGCGGCCGGGAGGATCTCGTCGGGAACCGGGATCCTCACGAGCCGCTCCTCGCGCGGGACGCGCCGGCGTCGAGGACCATCCGGGCCAGCTTCTCGTCGGCGTCGAGCGGGATCACGCCCCTGGCGGCCGACCCCATGGTGGCGAGCCGCTCGGCGTCGGTGAGCAGCCCGGGCACGCTGGCGGCGACCCACTCCGGGGTCAGCGCCTCGTCGGCCACGAGCAGGCCGCCTCCGGCGTCGACCACCGGACGGGCGTTGAGCGACTGCTCGCCGTTGCCGATCGGGAGCGGGACGTAGACGGCGGGCAGGCCCACCCCGGAGACCTCCGTGACGGTGTTGCTGCCGGAGCGGCACAGCACCGCGTCGGCGGCGGCATAGGCCAGGTCCATGCGGTCGACGTAGTTGAGCACGACGTAGGGGACGTCGCCCTGCTCCACGGTGAGCTCGTGCTTGGGGCCGACGATGTGGAGCACCTGCACCCCGGCCGCCGCGAGGGCGGGAGCGGCACCGGAGGCGGCGGCGTTGATCCGGGCAGCTCCCTGGGAGCCACCGGTCACCAGCAGGGTGGGCAGGTCGGCGCGCAGCCCGAAGGCGGCGAGGGCCTCCTCGCGCAAGGCGGCCCGGTCCATCGTGGAGATGAGCCGGCGGATCGGCAGCCCGGTGCACACGGCGTGCGGCAGGGCGGTGCCGGGGAAGCTGGTGGCGACGTGGGTGGTCATCCGGGCGCCCAGCCGGTTGGCCACGCCGGCGATCGCGTTGCCCTCGTGGACGACGATCGGCAGGCCGCGCTTGCGAGCCGCCAGGTAGGCCGGCACGGAGACGTAGCCCCCGAAGCCGACGACGACGTCGGGGCGCACCCGGTCGACGATCGCGATGGCGGCGGCGCGGGCGGCGCGCAACCGCGCCGGCGTACGCAGCAGGTCGGGGCCGGGGCGGCGCGGCAGCGGCACCCGCGGGACGACCTCGAGCGGCAGCCCCGCCTCCGGGACCAGGCGCGCCTCGAGCCCCTCGCGGGTGCCGAGGCAGGTCACCTCGGTGGCGGGGTCCAGCCGGCGCAGGGCGTCGGCGGTGGCGAGCAGGGGCGAGGTGTGGCCGGCGGAGCCGCCGCCGGCGAGAAGGACGCGCATCGGGGCAAATCTAGCGGGGGCCGTCGGGAGGGACGGGGCCGGCGGACGCGGGCGAGGAGGTGGTGGCTGAGG
This genomic stretch from Nocardioides renjunii harbors:
- the murG gene encoding undecaprenyldiphospho-muramoylpentapeptide beta-N-acetylglucosaminyltransferase — translated: MRVLLAGGGSAGHTSPLLATADALRRLDPATEVTCLGTREGLEARLVPEAGLPLEVVPRVPLPRRPGPDLLRTPARLRAARAAAIAIVDRVRPDVVVGFGGYVSVPAYLAARKRGLPIVVHEGNAIAGVANRLGARMTTHVATSFPGTALPHAVCTGLPIRRLISTMDRAALREEALAAFGLRADLPTLLVTGGSQGAARINAAASGAAPALAAAGVQVLHIVGPKHELTVEQGDVPYVVLNYVDRMDLAYAAADAVLCRSGSNTVTEVSGVGLPAVYVPLPIGNGEQSLNARPVVDAGGGLLVADEALTPEWVAASVPGLLTDAERLATMGSAARGVIPLDADEKLARMVLDAGASRARSGS
- a CDS encoding cell division protein FtsQ/DivIB, which encodes MEPEERTARRTRRRFARRQWARRWLSLRKVLALLVVLALLGTSIYLVLFSTVLQVKKVQVVGNDLLSDARVREIADVPLGDQLALVDLARADSRVGSLAEVRSVDVTRTWPDAVRIEVVERTAVAVVEIAGRLRGLDAEGVVFRQYDAAPKGMPRIRPGGAAGTDALKEAATVVSALPQDLVTRVDHVEVATVDQITLVLRDRRRVLWGSAEESGLKAQVIDRLLAAEQAQVYDVSVPGNPTVR
- the murC gene encoding UDP-N-acetylmuramate--L-alanine ligase; translation: MRIPVPDEILPAAELGRVHCVGIGGAGISAIARIMARHGITVTGSDDHDTPFLPALRELGVTCHLGYDAAHVGDADTLVVTTAARDDNPEVVEARRRGLRVLPRSAGLAAVMAGSRVLAVAGTHGKTTTTGLLTSALLAAGVDPSYAVGGVLTATGRNADSGADDLFVAEADESDGAFLVYRPHAAIVTNVEADHLDNWGTEEAYHRAFEEFADTVDRSGFLVCVLDDAGAAELARQARTQGLEVITVGESADADLRIHDLALDGSTSTCRVSRAGTDLGVLRLRIPGRHYVLDAAAALAMGLRLGLPFDALVDGLGGFTGTGRRMELKGEAAGVRVYDSYAHHPVEIRGDLEAARALAGEGRVVAAFQPHLVSRTRIFGEAMGVALGAADEVVVLDVYVAREDADPEVTGLLVADAVPLPAQHVTYVDGLGAAAQVLAERSRPGDLVITLGAGDITGVGPRVLDLLGGA
- the ftsZ gene encoding cell division protein FtsZ, whose translation is MAAAQNYLAIIKVVGIGGGGVNAVNRMIEVGLKGVEFIAINTDAQALLMSDADVKLDIGRELTRGLGAGADPDVGAKAAEDHADEIEEVIKGADMVFVTAGEGGGTGTGGAPVVARIARSLGALTIGVVTRPFAFEGRRRANSAEEGISQLREEVDTLIVIPNDRLLSITDRSVSILDAFKQADQVLLQGVSGITDLITTPGLINLDFADVKSVMANAGSALMGIGSARGEDRAVAAAEMAVSSPLLEASIEGAHGVLLSIAGGSDLGLFEINEAAALVSQAAHAEANIIFGATIDDALGDEVRVTVIAAGFDGGMPKRRSDGNVLRQAQPAQTQEQTRAAAQQLATKAPAPAHSGSTAATPATTTFAPSSQESQPAPVQPRPAKQVQFDDDDLDVPDFLK